A segment of the Butyrivibrio fibrisolvens genome:
GCATCATTCCCCTTTTGTTCTTTACTGATATCTGCTCCGCAGAAACCACAGAACTTGCTTCCATCCGGAAGTTCTTTTCCACAATTAGGACAAAACATTACTTCCCTCCATTCTCATTTTCAACACATTTCGTCAAGGCCAGAGTTCCTGTACGAGCCACTTCCACAATAGAGATCCCTCTCAGCATAGAAAGAAGAAGCTGTGAACGCTCCGGGACATCGCAGATTTGGATCATCATATAGGATTTAGACATATCCACGATCTGTGCCTTCATGATGTCACAGTTTTCTATTATATCACGTCTGTTGGATTTGTTGTACTTAACCTTTATGAGCATAAGTTCTCTGCTTATGGATGCAGGCTCATCGAAGGTTTTGACCTTGATGATATCAAGCTTTTTGTTGAGCTGCTTCTCAACCTGCTCAAGGATAGCCTTGTCGCCGCTTGATACAATTGTCATTCTCGATACAGTCGGATCTTCCGTCTCACCAACTGTAAGAGAATCAATGTTAAAAGATCTTCTTGAAAAAAGACCTGCAACTTTTGAAAGAACACCTGTTCTGTTTTCAACAAGAACTGAATATATCTTTTTCATAAGTAATCTCCGTTTTAACCTTTCGCCAGATCCATCGGATCAGTCATAACTTCCAGAAGGACAGCGTGCTCGTTATTAAGGAAATCCTTGATCTCCTTATCAATGTCGCTACCTCCGTCAATCTTCTGATAATCCATACCGTATGCCTTTGCGATCATATCAAGTTCAGGTTTACCTGCGATATCAACCATTGCATACTTATCTTTATAAGAATAATGCTGATATTCGCGGACCATTCCAAGGTAGTTGTTTCTATATACGATTATCTTGAGCGGAACCTTCTGCTGATCCATAGTTGCAAGCTCCATCATAGACATCTGGAAGCCGCCGTCTCCGCAGGATGCAACAACCTGTCTGTCAGGGTCCGCAAGCTTAGCGCCAAGAGCCGCAGGAATAGCATATCCCATGGTTCCCATACCACCACTTGTCATAAATCTCTGATGCTCTTTGATCCTGAAAAACGCTGTTGCCCAGATCTGGTTCTGTCCTACATCTGCAACGAATACTCCGTTGTCATCCATAGCTTTAGCGAGCTTTCCAAGGAACTCTTTGGGATCAACATATTCTTTTGATATATCAGGTCTTGGATCAGGATGCCCTGCTTTATAATCCGTAAGGAATTCAAGCCATTCTTTATGATCCCTTGCATTTATATCAATTGTATTGAGCTTTGTGAAAATATGTTTAAGATCACCAACAAGCGGAATCGTAGGTCCTACGTTCTTGCCTATCTCGGCGGGATCTACATCTATATGAATAAGAACTGTATTATCTGTGATAAGTTCAGGTCTGTTGACTGCTCTGTCTGCAACGCGGGCACCAACCATAAGGACAAGATCTGAATCCTTCAGAGCTTTATTGGCATAAGCTCTTCCGTTATTGCCGACCATGCCGAAATAAAGAGGATTGTCATTAGTAATAGTGCCAAGTCCCATCATTGTAGATACTACAGGTATCTGGCACTTAGCCGCAAAATCCCTTATCTCCTGCGCCGCATCAGAAAGGTGAACGCCTCCGCCAACGCACATTACAGGCTTTTTGGATCTTTCTACTTCTTTGACAAGCTTCTTGATCTGAGCCATATTGCCTTCAACAGTGGGCTTGTAGGTTCTCATGCTGACTGTTTCAGGATAAGAGAACTTATTAATCTGAGCCTGCTGTATATCAATAGGAATATCAATAAGGACAGGTCCTTTTCTTCCGGAATTAGCTATATAAAAGGCTTCCTTGAAGATCTTAGGGATGTCGTTAACGTTTCTTACAAGATAGCTGTATTTAACAAAAGACTCTACAGCGCCTGTGATATCAGCTTCCTGGAATACGTCAGAGCCTATCATAGAGCTGTTAACCTGGCCTGTTATGGCAATAAGCGGGATGCTGTCAGCAAAGGCTGTAGCTATGCCTGTTATAAGGTTAGTTGCACCTGGGCCTGATGTAACGACGCAGACACCGGGCTTACCGCTTATCCTTGCATATCCGCTTGCACAGTGGGCAGCATTCTGCTCTGTACGTATGAGGACGGATTTAATATCTGAATTTAATAAGCTGTTAAAAAATGGAGCGATCGCAACTCCGGGATAACCGAAGAGGATCTCAACATTTTCCTTTTTCAAACACTCAACAATCGCATCTGCACCTATCATGTAGGGGCCTCCTTATATTTGTATTACTTTAATCCTATTATATATCAAAACAAT
Coding sequences within it:
- the ilvN gene encoding acetolactate synthase small subunit; the protein is MKKIYSVLVENRTGVLSKVAGLFSRRSFNIDSLTVGETEDPTVSRMTIVSSGDKAILEQVEKQLNKKLDIIKVKTFDEPASISRELMLIKVKYNKSNRRDIIENCDIMKAQIVDMSKSYMMIQICDVPERSQLLLSMLRGISIVEVARTGTLALTKCVENENGGK
- the ilvB gene encoding biosynthetic-type acetolactate synthase large subunit, with the protein product MIGADAIVECLKKENVEILFGYPGVAIAPFFNSLLNSDIKSVLIRTEQNAAHCASGYARISGKPGVCVVTSGPGATNLITGIATAFADSIPLIAITGQVNSSMIGSDVFQEADITGAVESFVKYSYLVRNVNDIPKIFKEAFYIANSGRKGPVLIDIPIDIQQAQINKFSYPETVSMRTYKPTVEGNMAQIKKLVKEVERSKKPVMCVGGGVHLSDAAQEIRDFAAKCQIPVVSTMMGLGTITNDNPLYFGMVGNNGRAYANKALKDSDLVLMVGARVADRAVNRPELITDNTVLIHIDVDPAEIGKNVGPTIPLVGDLKHIFTKLNTIDINARDHKEWLEFLTDYKAGHPDPRPDISKEYVDPKEFLGKLAKAMDDNGVFVADVGQNQIWATAFFRIKEHQRFMTSGGMGTMGYAIPAALGAKLADPDRQVVASCGDGGFQMSMMELATMDQQKVPLKIIVYRNNYLGMVREYQHYSYKDKYAMVDIAGKPELDMIAKAYGMDYQKIDGGSDIDKEIKDFLNNEHAVLLEVMTDPMDLAKG